CTCGGGCCGGTAGCCGCCGCGGCTGGCTATCAGCTCCTTGCCTTCGAGAAGGCCGGCTCGACCAATGCTGAGGCGCTGAACCGTGCGCGCCTCGGGATCGAAGGCCCGCTCTGGATCACCGCACGCGAGCAGAGTGCGGGACGCGGCCGCAGGGGCCGCACCTGGGAAACACCGACCGGAAATCTCGCGGCAAGCCTTCTTCTGACCCTCAATGCGACGAGGCCGCAGGCCGCAACGCTCGGCTTTGTCGCCGGGCTCGCGCTCAATGAGGCCGTCTCGGCGGTTGCGCCCGGCATTGCCGTGCGGGTCGGGGTCGATGGGCTCGACGAGCCGCGAACGCGCCTGACGCTCAAATGGCCCAATGACGTTCTGGCCGATGGTGCAAAACTCGCTGGCATCCTGCTCGAGGTCGAACCGTCGGGCGACAGGCTCGCCGTCGTCATTGGCCTCGGCGTCAATGTCGCCGCGGCTCCTGCGGGCCTGCCTTATCCGGCAACAGCCCTCAACGAGCTCGGCAGTTTTGTCACCGCCGAAGGTCTGTTTACGGCACTGACCGACGCCTGGGTGCGTTTCCATCTCATCTGGGACGGGGGGCGGGGTCTTGCCGAGATCCGCCGGCTCTGGCTGGCCCAGGCAGCGGGGCTCGGAGCCCCGGTCGCTGTGAGGATTGGCGATAGCGTGCTACGCGGTAAGTTCGAAACACTGGACGAGGAAGGCCGCCTTATCGTCCTGACGGATGATGGAGAGCGCCGCGCCGTGACGGCGGGCGAGGTCCATTTCGGTGCGGCTGCGAGCCTTGCTTCATGAGTACTGATCAAACCCACGAACTCGTCTTTCTGCCGCTCGGCGGCGTCGGCGAGATCGGCATGAATATGAGCCTTTACGGCTATGGTCCGCCGCGCCAGCGCAAATGGATCATGGTCGATTGCGGCGTGACCTTCGGCCATGCGTCCGAGACGCCAGGCGTCGATCTCATTTTGCCTGATATCCGTTTTGCCGAGGCCGAGAAGCACAACATCCTCGCTCTGCTTCTGACCCACGGCCATGAAGACCATATCGGCGCCGTGCTCGATCTGTGGCCGCGCCTGAATATCCCGGTCGTCGCAACGCCGTTCACGGCGGGCCTCCTGGCGGCCAAGCGCGAAGGCGAACGCAACGCGCCGAACGTGCCGGTCCAAGTCGTCGCGCCCCATGGCAAAGTGGCGTTCGGCCCGTTCAGCGTTGAATTCGTCCCCGTCGCTCATTCCATTCCTGAAGCGAATGCTTTGGCGATCCGCACGCCGGCGGGCCTTGTCGTCCATACGGGCGACTGGAAACTGGACAAGAAATCGACGACGTCGGGCGTCACCGATGAAGCGCGATTCCGCGCGCTGGGCGAGGAGGGGGTTCTCGCCGTCATCGGCGATTCCACCAATGCCGTCCGCGACGGACACTCGGCCTCCGAACTCGACGTGTCGCAGACCATGGTGGATCTGATCAAGACGGCGCCGGCGCGCGTTGCGGTCACGACCTTCGCCTCGCACATTCCGCGCATCCGCACCGTTGCGGATGCCGCTCTTGCTGTCGGACGCGAGATTGTCGTCGTCGGCCGCGCCATGGAGCGCACGGTACAGGTCGCGCGCGAAACGGGCTTTCTCGACGGCGTGCCGGAATTTCGTTCGACGGACGTGTTCGGCTTTCTGCCGCCGGAAAATGCGCTGCTTCTGCTTACCGGCAGCCAGGGCGAACCGCGCGCCGCCTTGGCACGCATTGCAACCGACGATCATCCGGAAATCAGCCTCTCCAAGGGCGATCGCGTCATCTTTTCCTCGCGCACCATTCCCGGCAATGAGCGCGAGGTGAACCGCATCATCAATAATCTGATCGATCGCGGCATCGAAGTCGTCACCGACCGCGACCGCATGGTCCATGTCTCCGGCCATCCGCGCCGCGGCGAGATGGAAGAGTTGTATTCCTGGCTGAAGCCGAAGCTCATCGTGCCGGTGCATGGCGAGCCGCTGCATCTGTTCGAGCATGAGAAGCTGGCGAAAAAGCTCGGCATTGCCTGCGGCAATGTCCGTAACGGCCAGATGCTGCGCCTTTCGCCCGGTAAGGCAGAGATTATCGACGAGACGCTGTCGGGACGCCTTTACAAGGACGGCGATCTTCTCATCACCAATGACGAGCCGGTGCGCGAACGGCGCCGTCTCGCCTTTGCCGGCGTCGTGTCGGTCGCGGTTGCGCTCGACAATCGCGGCGAAATCGCCAGCGATGCC
Above is a window of Terrihabitans soli DNA encoding:
- a CDS encoding ribonuclease J, producing the protein MSTDQTHELVFLPLGGVGEIGMNMSLYGYGPPRQRKWIMVDCGVTFGHASETPGVDLILPDIRFAEAEKHNILALLLTHGHEDHIGAVLDLWPRLNIPVVATPFTAGLLAAKREGERNAPNVPVQVVAPHGKVAFGPFSVEFVPVAHSIPEANALAIRTPAGLVVHTGDWKLDKKSTTSGVTDEARFRALGEEGVLAVIGDSTNAVRDGHSASELDVSQTMVDLIKTAPARVAVTTFASHIPRIRTVADAALAVGREIVVVGRAMERTVQVARETGFLDGVPEFRSTDVFGFLPPENALLLLTGSQGEPRAALARIATDDHPEISLSKGDRVIFSSRTIPGNEREVNRIINNLIDRGIEVVTDRDRMVHVSGHPRRGEMEELYSWLKPKLIVPVHGEPLHLFEHEKLAKKLGIACGNVRNGQMLRLSPGKAEIIDETLSGRLYKDGDLLITNDEPVRERRRLAFAGVVSVAVALDNRGEIASDAEIQISGLPDKDAEGDTFADIVHDAVLDALENLPRNKRRDPDFVSDALRRAVRAEINASWGKKPLVQVMVVVV
- a CDS encoding biotin--[acetyl-CoA-carboxylase] ligase, whose amino-acid sequence is MGFELGPVAAAAGYQLLAFEKAGSTNAEALNRARLGIEGPLWITAREQSAGRGRRGRTWETPTGNLAASLLLTLNATRPQAATLGFVAGLALNEAVSAVAPGIAVRVGVDGLDEPRTRLTLKWPNDVLADGAKLAGILLEVEPSGDRLAVVIGLGVNVAAAPAGLPYPATALNELGSFVTAEGLFTALTDAWVRFHLIWDGGRGLAEIRRLWLAQAAGLGAPVAVRIGDSVLRGKFETLDEEGRLIVLTDDGERRAVTAGEVHFGAAASLAS